A stretch of the Siniperca chuatsi isolate FFG_IHB_CAS linkage group LG24, ASM2008510v1, whole genome shotgun sequence genome encodes the following:
- the LOC122871827 gene encoding dynein light chain Tctex-type 1-like has protein sequence MTGMEEYHNSNEGSFNSEEADSIVKECIENVVGGDDYSQSQVNKWTAGIVERCLTQLVKQGKPYKYIVTCAVMQKTGAGLHTANSCYWDTAMDGSCTVRWENRTMYCVVGVFAVAIA, from the exons ATGACCGGAATGGAGGAATATCATAACAGCAACGAG ggctCCTTCAACTCTGAAGAAGCTGATAGCATTGTCAAAGAG tGCATCGAGAACGTGGTGGGGGGTGACGACTACAGCCAGAGTCAGGTGAACAAATGGACCGCCGGCATCGTGGAGCGCTGCCTCACACAGCTGGTCAAACAGGGGAAACCATACAAGTACATCg TGACATGCGCTGTGATGCAGAAAACGGGAGCAGGCCTCCACACAGCTAACTCCTGCTACTGGGACACTGCCATGGACG GAAGCTGCACCGTGAGATGGGAAAACCGTACTATGTACTGTGTGGTCGGTGTGTTTGCTGTGGCTATCGCAtag